In Hahella sp. KA22, one genomic interval encodes:
- a CDS encoding MacB family efflux pump subunit, which yields MKEPLIEISALNRIFQAGEQQVAVLKNIDLKIYPGEMVAIMGTSGSGKSTLMNILGCLDRPSSGSYRISGRETRELDDDELAALRRNHFGFIFQRYHLLSHLDALGNAELAAVYAGVSKSSRRERAHMLLSRLGLEERCEHKPSQLSGGQQQRVSIARALMNGGEVILADEPTGALDTRSGQEVMTVLRELHQQGHTVIIVTHDPQVAAKAERIIEIQDGEIIADRVNPASEMETSASTATDAASAVGRKEARGAWLGRFSEAFKMAWVAMTSHRLRTLLTMLGIIIGITAVVSIVAIGEGAKQKVISDINSIGVNTIEIFPGKDWGDERAAAIDTLVAADVEALQAQPFVDSVTPSIANSQQLRYRNVAVNVNVNAVGEQYFRVKGLVVAEGRPLLREDVRTQAQVVVIDNNTRKKLFAGSDDPIGKVILIGASPWTVIGVAEDKSDMFGGGGNLSVWMPYSSATTRLIGRQNFSSIIVRTPDGLSSAVAEQGIIRLLTVRHGVKDFFTFSTDSILKAVEKTTTTLTLLVSSIAVISLIVGGIGVMNIMLVSVTERTREIGIRMAVGARQSDILQQFLIEAVMVCLIGGGIGILLSFGVGGLFSLLVQDMQMSFSVTAIVSAVVCSSLIGVLFGFLPARNAARLDPIEALARE from the coding sequence ATGAAGGAACCTTTGATTGAAATCAGCGCCCTGAACAGGATTTTCCAGGCAGGGGAGCAACAGGTCGCAGTGCTTAAGAACATCGACCTGAAAATTTATCCGGGGGAAATGGTCGCTATTATGGGGACGTCGGGCTCTGGAAAGTCCACGCTCATGAATATCCTGGGATGCCTGGATCGCCCCAGCAGCGGCAGCTACAGAATCAGCGGCCGTGAAACCCGGGAGCTGGATGACGACGAACTGGCGGCGCTGCGCCGCAATCACTTCGGGTTTATTTTTCAGCGCTATCATCTATTGTCCCATCTGGATGCGCTGGGCAATGCGGAACTGGCGGCGGTGTACGCCGGCGTTTCTAAAAGCTCGCGACGGGAGCGGGCGCATATGTTGTTGTCGCGCCTGGGACTGGAAGAGCGTTGCGAGCATAAGCCCAGCCAACTTTCCGGCGGTCAGCAACAGCGGGTGAGCATCGCCCGAGCCCTGATGAACGGCGGCGAAGTCATTCTGGCGGACGAGCCTACTGGCGCGTTGGATACGCGCAGTGGCCAGGAAGTCATGACGGTGTTGCGAGAGCTGCATCAGCAGGGGCACACCGTCATTATCGTGACGCATGATCCGCAAGTGGCGGCGAAAGCGGAACGCATCATTGAGATTCAGGACGGCGAAATTATCGCCGACCGGGTGAACCCTGCTTCGGAAATGGAAACGTCCGCGTCGACTGCGACGGATGCTGCTTCGGCGGTGGGCCGCAAAGAAGCGAGAGGCGCCTGGCTGGGGCGTTTCTCGGAAGCCTTCAAAATGGCGTGGGTCGCTATGACCTCTCACAGGTTGCGAACGCTGCTGACCATGCTCGGCATCATTATCGGCATCACCGCTGTCGTGAGTATTGTCGCCATCGGCGAAGGCGCCAAGCAGAAAGTCATCAGCGACATCAATTCCATCGGCGTCAACACGATCGAGATTTTTCCAGGCAAAGACTGGGGAGATGAGCGAGCCGCCGCCATTGATACGCTGGTCGCCGCTGACGTGGAAGCGTTGCAGGCGCAGCCTTTTGTCGACAGCGTCACCCCCAGCATCGCCAACAGCCAGCAATTGCGCTACCGCAATGTCGCCGTCAATGTGAACGTCAATGCCGTCGGTGAGCAGTATTTCCGGGTGAAAGGGCTGGTCGTTGCGGAAGGCCGGCCTCTGCTGCGGGAAGATGTTCGCACGCAGGCGCAGGTAGTGGTGATCGACAACAACACCCGCAAGAAACTGTTCGCCGGCAGTGATGATCCCATAGGAAAAGTGATTTTAATCGGCGCCTCGCCCTGGACCGTGATCGGTGTGGCGGAGGATAAAAGCGATATGTTCGGAGGCGGCGGCAATCTGTCAGTGTGGATGCCATACAGTTCCGCGACGACTCGTCTGATTGGCCGACAGAATTTCAGCTCCATTATTGTTCGCACGCCGGATGGGCTTTCCAGCGCGGTGGCGGAACAAGGCATCATTCGCCTGTTGACCGTACGCCATGGCGTGAAGGACTTTTTCACGTTCAGCACTGACAGTATTTTGAAGGCGGTTGAGAAAACCACCACGACCCTGACCTTATTGGTGTCCTCCATCGCGGTCATTTCCTTGATTGTCGGCGGCATCGGCGTCATGAATATCATGCTGGTTTCCGTCACCGAGCGCACTCGCGAGATTGGCATTCGTATGGCGGTTGGCGCCCGGCAGAGCGATATATTGCAACAGTTCCTGATTGAAGCGGTGATGGTATGTCTGATCGGCGGCGGCATTGGTATTTTGCTGTCTTTTGGCGTGGGCGGCCTGTTCTCGTTGCTGGTGCAGGATATGCAAATGTCATTTTCCGTCACGGCGATTGTCTCGGCGGTGGTCTGCTCCTCCCTGATTGGCGTGCTGTTCGGCTTTTTGCCTGCGCGAAATGCGGCCCGGCTTGATCCGATTGAAGCTTTGGCGCGGGAGTGA
- the grpE gene encoding nucleotide exchange factor GrpE, translated as MAEDSKSQVEEQVVADDQAQAAMAEQGETAQASGEPADRDELIERLQQELGEQKEQMLRVHAEMQNVRRRAENDVEKARKFALERFVKELLPVVDSLEKAVEACGATESAEPQVATLKDGVEMTLSLFNSGLKKFEVEVVDPMGQPFNPEFHEAMSMVPQADVEPNTVIAVLQKGYLLSGRLVRPAMVMVSKGV; from the coding sequence ATGGCTGAAGATTCTAAGAGTCAAGTAGAAGAACAAGTCGTCGCTGACGATCAGGCGCAAGCCGCAATGGCGGAGCAAGGTGAAACGGCTCAAGCGAGCGGCGAACCTGCTGACCGTGACGAGTTGATCGAGAGATTGCAGCAGGAGCTCGGCGAACAGAAAGAGCAAATGTTGCGTGTGCATGCTGAGATGCAGAATGTACGCCGTCGTGCTGAAAACGATGTTGAGAAGGCGCGTAAATTTGCTCTGGAGCGTTTTGTGAAAGAGCTTTTGCCGGTAGTGGACAGCCTGGAAAAAGCAGTGGAAGCCTGTGGCGCCACTGAGTCTGCTGAGCCCCAGGTCGCCACTTTGAAAGACGGCGTGGAAATGACGCTGTCTCTGTTCAACTCTGGTCTGAAAAAATTCGAAGTGGAAGTGGTTGATCCCATGGGACAGCCCTTCAACCCGGAATTTCATGAGGCCATGTCTATGGTGCCGCAAGCCGATGTAGAGCCGAATACCGTTATTGCGGTATTGCAGAAAGGCTATCTACTGAGCGGACGTTTGGTCCGGCCCGCCATGGTTATGGTGTCAAAAGGCGTCTGA
- a CDS encoding efflux transporter outer membrane subunit: protein MSSINASGKKHIVLLLLSSMLLTGCEGLARSQYTRPQLDLPASWSYAPVNGEQALASGQWWRAFQDQELNSLIERALQSNSDMALAALKVRQARLRAGIADGNLTPDVTAQLSASRERNIDAHTNSKSFGASLGLSYEIDLWGKLSSARDTAHWEAMATEQDRAGAALALIGTTANLYWRLAYLNESIAASEASLEYTAKALELAQVKHRSGAVSNLDLIQAEQNLASQRASLTSLLQEKVEAKNALAILFDQAPENSVPDPQTLPAMAMPTLPLATPAALLARRPDMQAAEMRLRSALADTDHSRASYYPSFSLTGSLATGGSDLADILRNPVASLGAGLSLPFIQWRQTQLNIQVSEAAYEQAVIEFRQKLYSSLAEVENKLSARSQLMAQEDALRTSFKLASEAERLAEVRYRSGATGVQAWLDQQETRRSAQLQLTANRLAQLQNMMALYQALGGGFAEGLD from the coding sequence GTGAGTTCCATAAACGCGAGCGGAAAAAAACACATAGTTCTTTTGTTGCTGTCTTCCATGCTGTTAACGGGATGTGAAGGCTTGGCGCGCTCGCAATATACTCGGCCTCAATTGGATCTGCCCGCCTCTTGGAGCTATGCGCCGGTGAATGGGGAGCAGGCGTTGGCGTCAGGGCAATGGTGGCGGGCGTTTCAGGATCAGGAATTGAATAGCTTGATCGAACGGGCGCTGCAGAGTAACAGCGACATGGCGTTGGCGGCGTTGAAGGTGCGACAGGCCCGGCTGCGCGCAGGCATCGCAGACGGCAATCTGACGCCGGATGTCACGGCGCAGCTCAGCGCTTCCCGGGAGCGCAATATTGACGCTCATACCAACAGTAAATCCTTTGGCGCTTCTCTTGGATTGAGCTATGAAATTGATCTGTGGGGTAAGTTGTCCAGCGCGCGCGACACCGCCCATTGGGAAGCGATGGCGACCGAGCAGGACAGGGCGGGCGCCGCGTTGGCGTTGATCGGGACCACTGCGAATCTGTATTGGCGTTTGGCCTATCTGAATGAATCTATCGCTGCGAGCGAGGCGTCGTTGGAATACACGGCCAAAGCGTTGGAACTGGCTCAAGTGAAACATCGTAGCGGCGCGGTCTCCAATCTGGACTTGATCCAGGCCGAACAGAACCTGGCGAGCCAACGGGCCTCTTTGACCTCATTGCTACAGGAGAAGGTGGAAGCGAAAAACGCCCTGGCGATTCTTTTTGATCAGGCCCCGGAAAATTCCGTCCCCGATCCCCAAACTCTGCCTGCGATGGCGATGCCCACTTTGCCTTTGGCTACCCCCGCTGCGTTATTGGCGCGAAGACCGGATATGCAAGCGGCGGAGATGCGTTTGCGCAGCGCTCTGGCGGATACGGATCATAGTCGCGCCAGTTACTACCCGAGCTTCAGTCTCACTGGCTCCCTGGCTACCGGCGGTTCGGATCTGGCGGATATCTTGCGCAATCCTGTTGCATCTCTTGGCGCGGGGTTAAGTCTGCCTTTTATCCAGTGGCGACAGACGCAATTGAATATTCAGGTTTCCGAGGCGGCCTATGAGCAGGCGGTAATTGAGTTCAGGCAGAAACTCTATTCGTCGTTGGCGGAGGTGGAAAACAAACTTTCCGCCAGGTCACAACTGATGGCTCAGGAAGACGCATTGCGTACTTCGTTCAAGCTGGCCTCTGAAGCTGAGCGTCTGGCGGAGGTTCGTTATCGCTCCGGCGCCACTGGCGTGCAAGCCTGGCTGGATCAGCAGGAGACGCGACGCTCTGCGCAGCTGCAGCTCACGGCGAACCGTCTGGCGCAATTGCAGAATATGATGGCGTTGTATCAGGCGCTGGGCGGAGGCTTCGCAGAGGGACTGGATTAA
- a CDS encoding wax ester/triacylglycerol synthase family O-acyltransferase produces the protein MKSHGEPISAVDTAWLRMERPANLMMICIVLVMETPVHASELKQLFTQRLLPLPRFRQTVHKTEHGCFWRDEANFNIDNHVHLVGLPGAGRQQNLQDLASDISSTPLDFSKPLWQVHLVDRYQSGSAMIIRVHHCIADGIALIRVLLSLADQNEGCSASQHVSTTSKPASWSGVAAKALHNAMHIGQEIIEEGKSLARHPEQLLAIARQGVAMGSEVARVAALPADPATCFKGDLSGRKRLAWAQPLNFPQVKQTAQALKATINDVLLCAATGALRRYLVERCIELDVETIHAAVPFNLRPLEEPANALGNQFGLVIAPLPIGIHDVEERFEAVRRDMLALKHSQQAKAFYGLLGLLGKGPDFLEQTALEMLSRKASVVITNVPGPRQALYLAGSKLLTPMIWAPQSGEVGVSLSIISYDSAIQFGVAVDQGLIPDPDKLASHFVDAFAELQTLAKARSAS, from the coding sequence ATGAAATCACATGGAGAGCCGATATCGGCGGTAGACACCGCCTGGTTGCGCATGGAGCGTCCCGCTAACCTGATGATGATTTGTATCGTGCTGGTCATGGAGACCCCAGTCCACGCCAGCGAACTCAAGCAGTTATTCACCCAGCGATTACTGCCCCTGCCCCGCTTCCGACAGACAGTGCATAAAACCGAGCATGGTTGCTTCTGGCGCGACGAGGCCAACTTTAATATCGACAATCATGTGCATTTGGTTGGACTGCCCGGCGCAGGTCGTCAACAGAATCTGCAAGATCTGGCCAGCGATATCAGCAGCACGCCGCTGGATTTCAGCAAGCCACTCTGGCAAGTGCATTTGGTTGACCGTTACCAAAGCGGCTCCGCGATGATTATTCGAGTTCATCACTGTATTGCGGACGGAATTGCGTTGATCCGAGTCCTGCTGTCCTTAGCGGATCAGAATGAAGGCTGCTCAGCGTCTCAACATGTCAGCACGACTTCAAAGCCAGCCTCTTGGAGTGGCGTCGCCGCCAAGGCCTTGCATAACGCCATGCATATCGGGCAGGAAATAATAGAAGAAGGTAAGTCTCTGGCGCGCCATCCAGAACAACTCTTGGCCATAGCGCGCCAAGGCGTCGCAATGGGATCGGAGGTCGCCCGCGTCGCCGCACTGCCGGCTGATCCAGCCACCTGTTTTAAAGGCGATCTGAGCGGGAGAAAGCGCCTCGCATGGGCGCAGCCATTAAACTTTCCACAAGTAAAGCAGACTGCGCAGGCGCTGAAGGCAACCATTAATGATGTCTTGTTATGCGCGGCTACCGGCGCTTTGCGGCGTTATCTGGTGGAACGCTGCATTGAGCTGGATGTGGAAACAATTCACGCCGCCGTACCCTTCAACCTGCGCCCATTAGAAGAGCCGGCCAACGCTCTGGGCAACCAGTTTGGCCTGGTGATTGCGCCATTGCCGATCGGAATTCATGACGTGGAGGAACGTTTTGAAGCGGTGCGTCGCGATATGCTGGCGCTTAAGCATTCTCAACAGGCGAAAGCGTTTTACGGATTACTGGGGTTGCTTGGCAAAGGCCCGGACTTTCTGGAGCAGACTGCATTGGAGATGCTAAGCAGAAAAGCATCTGTAGTGATCACCAATGTGCCCGGCCCCAGACAAGCGCTATATCTGGCAGGCAGTAAATTACTGACGCCCATGATTTGGGCGCCGCAATCGGGAGAGGTGGGCGTCAGTCTCAGCATTATCAGCTATGACAGTGCAATTCAGTTCGGCGTCGCGGTAGATCAGGGGTTGATACCCGACCCGGACAAACTGGCCAGCCACTTTGTCGACGCATTTGCAGAATTGCAAACGCTGGCCAAAGCCCGGTCCGCCAGTTAA
- the recN gene encoding DNA repair protein RecN, with translation MLTHLSIRNLAIASHLELDFAEGMTAISGETGAGKSIVLDALGLTLGDRSSADIVRHGCERAEVSAVFDLRRLPEALAWLKSRELDNGAECILRRTVTNEGRSRGYLNGQPVTMQDLRELGETLMDIHSQHEHQSLLKKETHLKMVDDFGGHAQQLQQVRDHFQSWRRVAAKLKEKLSHSEEQEARVQLLTYQVEELDALALLEGEIEQLEQEQEQLANAENIIMKVQQVGEGCLEADGGCIDQLRRAIHLLEEINLNNASLQTARQMLNEAMIQLDEANGELRHVLDSVEINPERLQEVEARLTAIYDLARKHRVAPEELMTRHVELASELNSLTDGEENLEKIEAQSKELEQKYNEAAQKLTSMRTKAGEKLQGAVKKQLVKLGLNPEFIIQFSPLKSPSALGDEEAEMLISMNPGQPPKPLQKIASGGELSRISLAIQVVAAASSDTPTLVFDEVDVGIGGGTAEIVGRMLRELGAKAQILCVTHLAQVASQAHNHLFVTKHVSSGQTQSAILKLEGSDRIHEIARMLGGVDITEHSLAHAHEMLTSSQLQ, from the coding sequence ATGCTCACTCATTTGTCGATACGGAACCTAGCCATCGCCAGCCATCTGGAACTGGACTTCGCTGAAGGCATGACAGCTATCAGCGGGGAGACTGGCGCAGGCAAATCCATTGTTCTGGACGCTCTGGGCCTGACCCTTGGCGATCGAAGTTCTGCGGACATAGTGAGGCACGGTTGCGAGCGGGCGGAGGTAAGCGCAGTCTTTGATTTAAGGCGTCTGCCGGAGGCGTTGGCCTGGCTGAAATCCAGAGAATTGGATAATGGCGCGGAATGCATCTTACGCCGCACTGTCACCAACGAAGGTCGATCTCGTGGCTACCTGAATGGGCAGCCCGTCACCATGCAAGACCTTCGCGAGCTTGGCGAAACGCTCATGGATATCCATAGTCAGCATGAGCACCAGTCTCTGTTAAAAAAGGAAACTCACCTGAAAATGGTGGATGACTTTGGAGGCCACGCCCAGCAACTTCAACAGGTACGGGACCACTTTCAATCCTGGCGTCGAGTCGCCGCCAAACTGAAAGAGAAACTCAGCCACAGCGAAGAACAGGAAGCGCGCGTGCAACTACTCACTTATCAAGTAGAGGAGTTAGACGCCCTGGCGCTGCTGGAAGGCGAGATTGAGCAATTGGAGCAAGAGCAGGAGCAGCTCGCCAACGCAGAAAATATCATCATGAAAGTTCAGCAGGTCGGCGAAGGTTGCCTGGAAGCTGATGGCGGTTGCATTGACCAACTACGGCGCGCCATTCATCTGCTGGAAGAAATTAATCTCAACAACGCCTCTCTGCAGACTGCTCGTCAGATGCTGAACGAAGCCATGATCCAGCTTGATGAAGCCAACGGTGAGCTGCGCCATGTACTGGACAGCGTGGAAATTAACCCTGAACGCCTGCAAGAAGTGGAAGCGAGACTGACCGCCATCTATGACCTTGCACGCAAGCACCGTGTCGCTCCTGAAGAATTGATGACGCGCCATGTTGAGCTGGCGAGCGAACTCAACAGTTTGACTGATGGAGAAGAGAATCTGGAAAAGATTGAAGCCCAGTCCAAAGAGCTGGAGCAGAAATACAATGAGGCGGCGCAAAAGCTCACCTCAATGAGAACAAAAGCAGGAGAGAAGCTACAAGGCGCAGTGAAAAAGCAATTGGTGAAACTAGGGCTGAACCCTGAGTTCATCATCCAGTTTTCGCCACTGAAGTCCCCGTCTGCGCTGGGAGACGAAGAAGCTGAAATGTTAATCAGCATGAACCCTGGCCAACCACCCAAGCCTTTGCAAAAGATCGCATCCGGCGGTGAATTGTCGCGAATCAGTTTGGCGATACAGGTCGTCGCTGCCGCATCCTCAGATACGCCCACATTAGTATTTGACGAGGTGGATGTCGGCATTGGCGGCGGTACGGCGGAAATCGTTGGACGCATGCTGAGAGAGCTCGGGGCGAAAGCGCAAATTCTCTGCGTCACTCACTTAGCCCAGGTGGCTTCCCAGGCTCATAACCACCTTTTCGTAACCAAGCATGTAAGCAGTGGCCAAACACAATCAGCCATACTCAAACTGGAAGGCAGCGACCGTATACACGAAATCGCCAGAATGCTGGGCGGCGTGGATATTACTGAGCACAGTCTGGCGCACGCTCATGAAATGCTGACTTCCAGCCAACTCCAGTAA
- a CDS encoding outer membrane protein assembly factor BamE, whose product MEKEAVDQLKVGMNRRQVQYLLGSPVLESTLDPSYDTYFYSIQLSGGKIYRQNITLEYENDILVNIAKAKLLPADLANPGKAYKLRGQAEPSETVEETDVYKTTN is encoded by the coding sequence GTGGAGAAAGAAGCTGTGGACCAACTCAAGGTCGGCATGAACCGTCGTCAGGTTCAATATCTATTAGGCTCCCCAGTATTGGAGAGCACGCTCGACCCCAGCTACGACACCTACTTCTATTCTATCCAGCTGTCGGGCGGTAAGATTTATCGTCAGAACATCACTCTGGAATATGAGAATGACATTCTGGTGAATATTGCCAAAGCAAAGCTGCTGCCAGCTGATTTGGCGAACCCCGGCAAGGCTTACAAACTACGTGGCCAAGCTGAGCCTTCTGAGACTGTCGAAGAGACTGACGTTTACAAAACGACCAACTAA
- a CDS encoding type II toxin-antitoxin system RatA family toxin codes for MPQISRSALVTYSAERMYDLVNDVRAYPEFLPWCGMTEVIQESSDEMLARIQVSKGSVRHAFTTRNSLVRPSEIILTLVDGPFRKLQGRWSFLALDEAACKVALALEYELTGALTGMALGPVFSQAAGTMVDAFCKRAQVIYR; via the coding sequence TTGCCCCAGATTAGTCGTAGTGCGCTGGTCACATACTCTGCTGAGCGCATGTATGATCTGGTGAATGACGTGCGCGCCTACCCCGAATTCTTGCCCTGGTGCGGAATGACGGAAGTGATTCAAGAGAGTTCTGATGAAATGCTTGCGCGCATCCAGGTCAGTAAGGGCTCGGTAAGACACGCTTTTACTACCCGCAATAGTTTGGTGCGTCCTTCGGAAATTATCCTCACATTGGTGGATGGACCTTTTCGCAAGCTTCAGGGCCGCTGGAGTTTTCTGGCGCTGGACGAGGCAGCCTGCAAAGTAGCATTGGCGCTGGAGTATGAGCTGACTGGCGCATTAACCGGGATGGCGCTTGGCCCCGTATTTTCTCAGGCCGCCGGAACCATGGTTGATGCGTTCTGCAAGCGCGCGCAGGTGATATATCGCTAG
- a CDS encoding RnfH family protein — MDKLKIQVEVAYALPEQQKIIPLAVVEGTTAYEAVQMSGVTHFFPQIELESAKMGIFGKTIPDPKSHVLREGDRVEIYRPLKIDPKQARLNRAKKG, encoded by the coding sequence ATGGATAAATTAAAAATTCAGGTGGAGGTGGCCTACGCCTTACCTGAGCAGCAGAAGATCATTCCCCTGGCTGTGGTGGAGGGAACGACTGCTTATGAGGCGGTCCAGATGTCTGGCGTCACTCACTTCTTTCCACAAATAGAGCTTGAGTCGGCGAAGATGGGGATATTTGGTAAGACCATTCCAGACCCCAAATCCCATGTATTGAGAGAGGGCGACCGAGTGGAGATATATCGGCCGCTCAAAATAGATCCGAAACAGGCACGACTAAATCGGGCTAAAAAGGGTTAG
- the fur gene encoding ferric iron uptake transcriptional regulator yields MTNENVELKKAGLKVTLPRVKILSILENADNRHMSAEDVYKALLEAGDDVGLATVYRVLTQFESAGLILRHNFEGAHAVFELNHDEHHDHMVCAETGDVIEFFDPVIEKRQKEIAEEHGYEIVDHSLTLYVKPKKK; encoded by the coding sequence ATGACGAACGAAAACGTAGAACTGAAGAAAGCAGGCCTGAAAGTAACCCTTCCGCGGGTAAAGATTCTCAGTATTCTGGAAAACGCTGATAACCGGCACATGAGTGCGGAAGATGTTTATAAGGCGCTGCTGGAGGCGGGAGACGACGTAGGTTTGGCCACAGTCTACCGGGTTCTGACGCAATTTGAATCCGCAGGACTGATTCTTCGCCACAACTTCGAAGGCGCCCATGCGGTGTTCGAGCTCAATCATGATGAACATCACGATCACATGGTTTGTGCGGAAACCGGCGATGTGATCGAGTTCTTCGACCCGGTTATCGAAAAGCGCCAAAAGGAAATTGCGGAAGAGCACGGCTATGAAATTGTTGACCATAGCCTCACGCTGTACGTAAAGCCAAAGAAGAAATAA
- a CDS encoding sodium-dependent transporter produces MPLNSKVGMLLQGRDRWVRQRTFVMAGVGAVVGFANIWTFPSLMAEYGGLAFLIAYALALLTLTLPLAVLEIGLGRYVRRNPVDVLQSVGGQSSGFSLWRWTGALMVIAALLTVVIYSLVAGMGLSYALKSAFSEFQGIEPGAMPAVLSALQQNTTVMIIWLSVFIGLVFLISVKGVYHGLEKAMLFIVPLMFVILALMLVYSARYGDLGGALSYLFSFESVSLSWAGVLAAYKYAFFSLSIGAGVMMVLGAYMPNHGKVGRSVLIISFADLLVGAVAGLVVLSWLLKAELPPDQGFSLIFQSLPLALGQLPMGSVLGVLFFIFFTLAAWSSAVFLIEPGVAWLQERYSLSRVNAASITHVALWGLGALLVMSMAGHRHWQLAGIPLFSLLQFVVSTILLPVAGCLLTVLCGYVLPYERLAQALRLSPEQRLFRWGYPLLRYFCVPVLIVIQISMVFDLLLHSCEFTAPKNGGLCSEEVVSSSKEVLEEAEPEEVDLVKSAPVNPEVNVENVEEENEVAPD; encoded by the coding sequence GTGCCTTTGAATTCTAAAGTTGGAATGTTGTTGCAGGGTCGTGACCGCTGGGTCAGGCAGCGCACGTTCGTCATGGCGGGCGTGGGCGCCGTCGTGGGGTTCGCCAACATCTGGACATTCCCCTCCCTGATGGCGGAATACGGCGGACTGGCTTTTCTTATCGCCTATGCGTTGGCGCTGCTGACCCTGACCTTGCCGCTGGCGGTATTGGAAATAGGTCTGGGGCGCTACGTGCGTCGCAACCCTGTCGACGTTTTGCAGAGCGTGGGTGGTCAAAGCTCAGGCTTCTCTCTGTGGCGCTGGACCGGAGCCCTTATGGTTATCGCCGCGTTGCTGACGGTGGTGATCTATTCATTAGTGGCGGGAATGGGGCTGTCTTACGCACTGAAATCAGCCTTCAGTGAGTTTCAAGGTATTGAGCCCGGCGCCATGCCGGCTGTATTGAGCGCTCTACAACAAAATACCACCGTTATGATCATCTGGCTAAGCGTGTTCATTGGTCTGGTGTTTCTCATTTCAGTTAAGGGCGTTTATCACGGTCTGGAAAAAGCGATGTTGTTCATCGTTCCTCTGATGTTCGTGATACTTGCGCTGATGCTGGTCTATAGCGCGCGTTATGGCGATTTGGGCGGGGCCCTTAGCTATCTGTTTTCATTCGAGTCGGTTTCTCTTTCCTGGGCGGGCGTGCTGGCCGCCTACAAATACGCCTTTTTCTCTTTGTCCATTGGCGCAGGCGTCATGATGGTGCTGGGCGCTTACATGCCTAATCACGGCAAAGTCGGGCGCTCAGTACTGATTATCTCTTTTGCTGATCTATTAGTTGGCGCTGTCGCTGGGCTGGTGGTGTTGTCCTGGCTGCTAAAAGCGGAACTGCCTCCTGATCAAGGATTCTCCCTGATCTTTCAATCGCTCCCACTGGCGTTGGGGCAATTGCCGATGGGGTCGGTGCTTGGCGTTTTATTCTTTATCTTTTTCACGCTGGCCGCCTGGAGTTCCGCCGTTTTCCTGATCGAACCCGGCGTCGCCTGGTTACAGGAACGGTACTCTTTATCTCGGGTGAACGCCGCGTCCATCACCCATGTTGCGTTATGGGGGCTGGGCGCATTGCTGGTTATGTCCATGGCGGGACATCGGCACTGGCAATTGGCGGGTATTCCGCTATTCAGTCTGCTGCAGTTCGTGGTGTCCACGATCTTGCTGCCGGTGGCGGGATGTCTGCTGACAGTATTATGCGGCTATGTGCTTCCCTATGAGCGGCTTGCACAGGCCTTGCGGCTAAGCCCCGAACAGCGACTGTTTCGTTGGGGCTATCCGCTACTGAGATACTTTTGTGTTCCTGTGTTGATTGTTATACAAATCTCCATGGTTTTTGACTTGCTGCTACATAGCTGTGAGTTCACCGCCCCGAAAAACGGCGGGCTTTGCTCGGAAGAAGTCGTGAGTAGCAGCAAGGAAGTCCTGGAAGAGGCCGAACCGGAAGAGGTGGATTTGGTGAAATCCGCTCCGGTGAACCCGGAAGTGAATGTTGAAAACGTTGAAGAGGAGAACGAGGTTGCCCCAGATTAG
- the smpB gene encoding SsrA-binding protein SmpB: MSQAKNKNTGSTIALNKKARFDYHIVEKFEAGLALTGWEVKSLRAGKCQLVDSYVLLKDSEAWLLGAHITPLKEASTHVIADPTRTRKLLLNRRELNNLIGAVSQTGHTCVPLALYWKGNKVKCEIALVKGKKDFDKRETEKERDWNRQKQRVIRDHVKQ; the protein is encoded by the coding sequence ATGAGTCAAGCCAAAAACAAAAATACCGGGTCCACCATCGCCCTGAACAAGAAGGCCCGCTTCGACTATCACATCGTTGAAAAGTTCGAGGCAGGCCTCGCGCTGACCGGTTGGGAAGTCAAAAGCCTACGCGCCGGAAAGTGTCAGTTAGTGGATTCCTATGTATTACTGAAAGACAGTGAAGCCTGGTTGTTAGGCGCCCATATCACACCGTTGAAGGAAGCCTCCACTCACGTCATTGCAGATCCCACTCGCACTCGCAAACTACTGTTGAATCGTCGTGAGCTCAACAATCTGATCGGCGCCGTGTCGCAGACGGGCCACACTTGCGTGCCTTTGGCTCTTTACTGGAAAGGCAATAAAGTGAAATGCGAAATTGCCCTGGTGAAAGGCAAAAAGGATTTCGACAAGCGTGAGACCGAAAAAGAGCGCGACTGGAATCGTCAAAAACAACGCGTTATCCGCGATCATGTTAAGCAGTGA